The following are encoded together in the Sphingomonas insulae genome:
- a CDS encoding VOC family protein, whose protein sequence is MMTLSDGDPIWFELVASDPAAAATFYASVYGWTTHTSPVAEHGGYIVASAPDGDGVAGLMAPPPGAPPAGGWSLYLLAHDIATTLARAGDLGGRVVFGPMDIPHVGRFAVVLDPQGIPFSIMQPFAQDAARPFKQMPGAHGHAVWIELATPDPDGALAFYGGLFGWTKAGAMAMGDMGEYAFIGTGDGRPGAIMSSTLTRAPQHWNSYFLVPDIHAAIAAAEAGGGKLIQGPDPIPGGDFSANIIDDQGHQVGIVGPGGNAAA, encoded by the coding sequence ATGATGACCCTTTCCGATGGCGATCCGATCTGGTTCGAACTTGTCGCATCCGATCCGGCCGCGGCGGCGACCTTCTACGCAAGCGTCTACGGCTGGACGACGCACACGTCGCCGGTGGCCGAACATGGCGGCTATATTGTCGCCTCCGCGCCGGACGGCGATGGCGTGGCCGGCCTGATGGCGCCACCGCCGGGCGCACCGCCAGCAGGCGGCTGGTCGCTCTACCTGCTGGCGCACGACATCGCCACAACGCTGGCCAGGGCCGGCGACCTTGGTGGCCGCGTCGTGTTCGGGCCGATGGATATTCCCCATGTCGGCCGCTTCGCCGTGGTCCTCGATCCTCAGGGCATTCCGTTCTCGATCATGCAGCCCTTCGCGCAGGATGCGGCGCGTCCGTTCAAGCAGATGCCGGGCGCGCACGGCCATGCGGTGTGGATCGAACTCGCCACCCCCGATCCCGATGGCGCCTTGGCCTTCTATGGCGGCCTGTTCGGCTGGACGAAGGCCGGCGCGATGGCGATGGGCGACATGGGCGAATATGCCTTCATCGGCACGGGCGACGGGCGGCCCGGTGCGATCATGTCCAGCACGCTCACCCGCGCGCCGCAGCACTGGAACAGCTATTTCCTCGTGCCCGACATCCACGCCGCCATCGCCGCGGCGGAGGCTGGCGGCGGCAAGCTTATCCAGGGTCCCGATCCGATCCCCGGCGGCGATTTCTCCGCCAACATCATCGACGATCAGGGCCATCAGGTCGGCATCGTCGGCCCGGGCGGAAATGCCGCAGCATGA
- a CDS encoding transcriptional regulator translates to MLVRRTLPSPASVQVYELTPWGQEIEPVMQTMGRWATRSPLHDPTLPMSPASAMLSMRTMIDPVKAGALRMTIGFRVGGDRFLGRLADGVLGITRMEPAGADVVVEADPTPLVVWLYVKRPVAAMEADGVLRIVGDRAAAERFADLFALPPKIMPPAG, encoded by the coding sequence ATGCTGGTGCGGCGGACGCTGCCGTCGCCCGCATCGGTGCAGGTCTACGAACTGACCCCCTGGGGCCAGGAGATCGAGCCGGTGATGCAGACGATGGGGCGCTGGGCGACGCGATCGCCGCTGCACGATCCGACCTTGCCGATGTCGCCCGCCTCGGCGATGCTGTCGATGCGCACGATGATCGATCCGGTAAAGGCAGGCGCCCTGCGGATGACGATCGGGTTTCGGGTCGGCGGCGACCGGTTCCTGGGGCGGCTGGCGGACGGCGTGCTGGGGATCACCCGCATGGAGCCGGCCGGGGCGGACGTGGTGGTCGAGGCCGATCCGACGCCGCTGGTGGTGTGGCTCTACGTCAAGCGGCCGGTCGCGGCGATGGAAGCGGACGGCGTGCTGCGGATCGTCGGCGACCGCGCCGCGGCGGAACGCTTCGCCGACCTGTTCGCGCTGCCGCCCAAGATCATGCCCCCGGCGGGTTGA
- a CDS encoding phosphatase PAP2 family protein, with amino-acid sequence MSPDLVSKHRPSLAQFAAHRRAIEPHALPTYCLCLLGVTVIAASVTLGPFHCDPVFIGNVLQSTLAVAAFAWAARWIGFARVADLVEQVLLLFASGIVCAFCAVICASTAAPLADPVLRQADMLLFGIDRTSLIADLGLSAGAMRLWTLAYDSFAVTPLLAMLLLLWRGERWRAWAVLSALMTCAAIMIVFLLMTPAFGTPPFPYAFEAVLAGVRSGELRTLDTSVITGIVTFPSMHAADAVILAVAFSWLGRWAVPLVVLNIAMFFSALIVGGHYAVDLLAGGCIGFVCITGAQRLHARLASVVAGRTHVVDTDRHYICV; translated from the coding sequence ATGAGCCCCGACCTGGTTTCGAAGCACCGGCCCTCGCTCGCGCAGTTCGCCGCTCACCGGCGCGCGATCGAACCGCATGCGCTGCCGACCTATTGCCTTTGCTTGCTCGGCGTAACGGTGATCGCGGCGTCGGTGACGCTGGGGCCATTCCATTGCGATCCCGTCTTCATCGGCAATGTGTTGCAGTCGACCCTGGCCGTCGCCGCCTTTGCCTGGGCGGCACGGTGGATCGGCTTTGCCAGGGTCGCCGATCTGGTGGAGCAGGTGCTGTTGCTGTTCGCGTCCGGCATCGTCTGCGCGTTTTGTGCCGTGATCTGCGCATCGACCGCGGCGCCGCTGGCCGATCCCGTCCTGCGGCAGGCGGATATGCTGCTGTTCGGCATCGACCGTACCAGCCTGATCGCCGACCTCGGCCTGTCGGCGGGTGCGATGCGGCTGTGGACGCTGGCGTATGACAGTTTCGCGGTAACCCCGCTCTTGGCGATGCTGTTGCTGCTCTGGCGCGGGGAGCGCTGGCGCGCATGGGCCGTGCTGAGCGCACTGATGACCTGCGCGGCGATCATGATCGTCTTCCTGCTGATGACTCCGGCGTTCGGCACGCCTCCGTTTCCCTATGCCTTCGAGGCGGTGCTGGCCGGCGTGCGGAGTGGCGAGCTGCGCACGCTGGACACGTCGGTCATCACGGGGATCGTCACGTTCCCGAGCATGCACGCCGCGGATGCGGTCATCCTCGCCGTCGCCTTTTCGTGGCTCGGCCGCTGGGCCGTGCCGCTCGTCGTGCTGAACATCGCGATGTTCTTTTCGGCATTGATCGTCGGCGGGCATTACGCCGTCGACCTGCTCGCCGGCGGGTGCATCGGCTTCGTCTGCATCACCGGCGCGCAGCGGCTTCATGCGCGGCTGGCATCCGTCGTCGCCGGGCGGACCCACGTCGTCGATACCGATCGACACTATATCTGCGTATGA
- a CDS encoding VOC family protein, which translates to MPRMIFVNLPVADVERATAFYTALGFEKNAMFSNEQASSMTWSDSIAVMLLSHPFYATFTNKQIIDARQQSGMLLALSFDDRAAVDAFTQAALAAGGRELHDPEDHGFMYSRAFEDPDGHGWGPFHMDMAAAEQAMAHQPAAG; encoded by the coding sequence ATGCCAAGGATGATCTTCGTGAACCTGCCGGTCGCCGACGTCGAACGGGCAACCGCCTTCTACACGGCGCTGGGTTTCGAAAAGAACGCCATGTTCTCCAACGAACAGGCGTCGTCGATGACCTGGTCGGACAGCATCGCGGTGATGCTGCTCAGCCACCCGTTCTACGCGACCTTCACGAACAAGCAGATCATCGACGCCCGGCAACAAAGCGGCATGCTGCTCGCGCTGTCGTTCGACGATCGCGCCGCGGTGGATGCGTTCACCCAGGCGGCGCTGGCGGCGGGCGGGCGCGAACTGCACGATCCCGAGGATCACGGCTTCATGTACAGCCGCGCGTTCGAGGACCCGGACGGCCACGGCTGGGGGCCGTTCCACATGGACATGGCCGCCGCCGAACAGGCGATGGCGCATCAGCCCGCCGCCGGCTGA
- a CDS encoding glutathione S-transferase family protein — protein MRPTITAFDWVPDFARGQVRDLRVRWALEEAGQAYDVRYLPQGGQKRPDHRDRQPFGQVPTLEHDGLTLFESGAIVLHVADTFGGGLLPADPAARARAIEWMFAALNTVEPPIMDHAACTLFERGQPWSAQRLPSVLQRIDERLGELSRRLGAGPWLDGDAFSAGDLLMVAVLRIVTGDGLLDGYPNLADYVARGESRAAFGRALAAQMAGFTGTPPPGFAEWLKAQGIEEGSGR, from the coding sequence ATGCGCCCGACCATCACCGCTTTCGACTGGGTGCCGGATTTCGCCAGGGGCCAGGTCCGCGACCTGCGCGTGCGCTGGGCGCTGGAGGAAGCGGGTCAGGCCTATGACGTCCGCTACCTGCCGCAGGGCGGCCAGAAACGGCCCGATCATCGCGACCGCCAGCCGTTCGGCCAGGTGCCGACCCTCGAACATGACGGGCTGACGCTGTTCGAATCGGGGGCCATCGTGCTGCACGTCGCCGATACGTTCGGCGGCGGCCTGCTGCCCGCCGATCCGGCCGCACGCGCACGGGCGATCGAATGGATGTTCGCCGCGCTCAACACCGTCGAACCGCCGATCATGGATCACGCCGCCTGCACCCTGTTCGAACGCGGCCAGCCCTGGTCGGCGCAGCGCCTGCCCTCGGTCTTGCAGCGGATCGACGAACGGCTCGGGGAATTGTCGCGGCGGCTGGGCGCGGGTCCGTGGCTGGACGGGGATGCGTTCAGCGCCGGCGACCTGCTGATGGTCGCGGTGTTGCGCATTGTCACCGGCGACGGGCTGCTCGACGGCTATCCGAACCTCGCCGATTATGTCGCGCGCGGCGAATCGCGTGCCGCGTTCGGGCGGGCGCTCGCGGCGCAGATGGCGGGCTTCACCGGCACGCCGCCGCCCGGGTTCGCCGAATGGCTGAAGGCGCAGGGGATCGAGGAGGGATCGGGACGATGA
- a CDS encoding helix-turn-helix domain-containing protein: protein MKLEKVTKRWYDDACGTALALEFVGERWSLLILRELMFGPRRFGEIRAQLAGISANILTQRLASLEAGGCWCGGRCRRPHRCRSTN, encoded by the coding sequence ATGAAGTTAGAAAAAGTAACCAAGCGTTGGTATGACGATGCGTGCGGGACCGCGCTGGCGCTGGAATTCGTCGGCGAACGCTGGTCGTTGCTGATCCTGCGCGAGCTGATGTTCGGACCGCGGCGCTTCGGCGAGATCAGGGCGCAGCTCGCCGGGATCAGCGCCAACATCCTCACCCAGCGGCTGGCGAGCCTGGAGGCGGGGGGATGCTGGTGCGGCGGACGCTGCCGTCGCCCGCATCGGTGCAGGTCTACGAACTGA
- a CDS encoding DUF86 domain-containing protein, with amino-acid sequence MYSERTRLFLADIVEDVDRLVAFVDGMDAKALGADERTLLAVERLFQRITEAVIQIGSEDMGRIGPDLPVRNIRGLGNRLRHDYRNIDPELLLRIAQNELPALRAAAERAMGE; translated from the coding sequence ATGTATTCTGAACGCACGCGTCTGTTCCTCGCGGACATCGTCGAGGATGTCGATCGCCTGGTCGCGTTCGTCGATGGCATGGATGCGAAGGCACTCGGCGCGGACGAGCGGACTCTGCTCGCGGTGGAGCGACTGTTCCAGCGGATAACCGAGGCGGTGATTCAGATCGGGTCCGAGGACATGGGACGGATCGGTCCCGATCTGCCGGTGCGGAACATACGTGGTCTGGGCAACCGGTTACGGCACGACTACCGTAATATCGATCCCGAACTGTTGCTGCGGATCGCACAGAACGAGCTGCCTGCGCTCCGCGCTGCCGCCGAAAGGGCAATGGGCGAATAA
- a CDS encoding DUF1428 domain-containing protein, with the protein MTYIDGFVVAVPTDRRDAYRDHAVRGWTLLHAAGAARQGEGWGDDVPHGTLTDFHRAVQAGEDETVVFSWIEYTDKAARNAAATQIMAAPGMDELAATMPFDGKRMIYGGFEVVVDTGATSPDTGYIDGFLIPARDKQAYLAMAMRAEAVFRDHGATRVVEAWGDDVAAGKVTGFPQALHLQDGETVVFSWIEWPSKAVRDAGMAKVMADARMQMPPDAMPFDGKRMVYGGFALLFQS; encoded by the coding sequence ATGACCTATATCGATGGCTTCGTCGTCGCGGTGCCGACGGATCGGCGCGACGCCTATCGCGATCATGCCGTCCGCGGCTGGACGTTGCTGCACGCCGCCGGGGCCGCCCGCCAGGGCGAAGGCTGGGGCGACGACGTGCCCCATGGCACGCTGACCGACTTCCATCGCGCGGTACAGGCTGGCGAGGACGAGACGGTGGTGTTCAGCTGGATCGAATATACCGACAAGGCGGCCCGCAATGCCGCCGCGACGCAGATCATGGCGGCGCCCGGGATGGACGAACTCGCCGCGACGATGCCGTTCGACGGCAAGCGCATGATCTATGGCGGGTTCGAGGTCGTCGTCGACACCGGCGCGACCTCTCCCGACACCGGCTATATCGACGGCTTCCTGATCCCCGCCCGCGACAAGCAGGCCTATCTGGCGATGGCGATGCGGGCGGAGGCGGTGTTCCGCGACCACGGCGCGACCCGCGTGGTCGAGGCATGGGGCGACGACGTGGCGGCCGGAAAGGTCACGGGCTTTCCGCAGGCGCTCCACCTGCAGGACGGCGAGACCGTCGTCTTTTCGTGGATCGAATGGCCGTCGAAAGCGGTGCGCGACGCCGGCATGGCGAAGGTCATGGCCGACGCGCGCATGCAGATGCCGCCAGACGCCATGCCGTTCGACGGCAAGCGCATGGTCTATGGCGGTTTCGCGCTGCTGTTCCAGTCCTGA
- the cobS gene encoding cobaltochelatase subunit CobS — MTDISNTQPANMSAEGRETTIMDAPDKMVGVRDLFGIDSDMEVPAFSEADERVPDLDPAYVFDADTTMAVLAGFAHNRRVMVQGYHGTGKSSHIEQVAARLNWPCIRINLDAHISRIDLIGRDAIVLRDGQQVTEFREGLLPWALQTPTALVFDEYDAGRPDVMFVIQRVLETEGKLTLLDQNRVIRPNPWFRLFATANTVGLGDTSGLYHGTQQINQGQMDRWNIVVTLNYLPAAVESQIVLAKSGEYDKPEGKKTVDNMVRVADMTRKGFVNGDISTVMSPRTVITWAQNTLIFGDVGFAFRLSFLNKCDENERPLVAEYYQRVFGKDLPESVVGKA; from the coding sequence ATGACCGATATCTCCAACACCCAGCCCGCCAACATGTCTGCAGAGGGGCGCGAAACGACGATCATGGACGCGCCCGACAAGATGGTCGGCGTGCGCGACCTGTTCGGCATCGACAGCGACATGGAGGTGCCGGCGTTCAGCGAGGCGGACGAACGCGTGCCGGACCTGGACCCGGCCTATGTCTTCGATGCGGACACGACGATGGCGGTGCTGGCGGGCTTCGCGCACAACCGCCGCGTGATGGTGCAGGGCTATCACGGCACCGGCAAGTCGAGCCATATCGAACAGGTCGCGGCACGGCTGAACTGGCCGTGCATCCGTATCAACTTGGACGCGCATATCAGCCGCATCGACCTCATCGGTCGCGACGCCATCGTGCTGCGCGACGGGCAGCAGGTGACGGAATTCCGCGAGGGGCTGCTGCCCTGGGCGTTGCAGACCCCGACCGCGCTGGTGTTCGACGAATATGACGCCGGCCGGCCCGACGTGATGTTCGTGATCCAGCGCGTGCTGGAAACGGAGGGCAAGCTGACGCTGCTCGACCAGAATCGCGTGATCCGCCCGAACCCGTGGTTCCGCCTGTTCGCCACCGCCAACACGGTCGGCCTGGGCGATACCAGCGGGCTGTACCATGGCACGCAGCAGATCAACCAGGGCCAGATGGACCGGTGGAATATCGTCGTCACGCTCAACTACCTGCCCGCCGCGGTGGAATCGCAGATCGTGCTCGCCAAGTCGGGCGAGTATGACAAGCCGGAGGGCAAGAAGACCGTCGACAACATGGTCCGCGTCGCCGACATGACGCGCAAGGGCTTCGTCAACGGCGACATCTCGACCGTGATGAGCCCGCGCACCGTCATCACCTGGGCGCAGAACACACTGATCTTCGGCGACGTCGGCTTTGCGTTCCGCCTGTCATTCCTCAACAAGTGCGACGAGAACGAACGGCCGCTGGTGGCGGAATATTACCAGCGCGTGTTCGGCAAGGACCTGCCCGAAAGCGTGGTGGGGAAGGCTTGA
- a CDS encoding TonB-dependent receptor, translating into MKTPSFLALSCVGFIASAPAMAADTAPVSAAERAKAIADAQAQDAKRAVERDEIVVNGKGEAGVAVVESPKATSAIIDTPQTITVISDQVIRKQNLQTLRDALQTIPGITFGAGEGGGGYGDSINLRGYSANNDITVDGIRDSAQYSRTDPFNIQQIEVYNGANSVFNGSGSVGGTINLVTKEPRAEDLTIVQGSIGTDDYYRGAIDANHRVGDNVAVRLNGAYHRNDVPGRDVERYKRWGIAPSVTIGIDGPTSLTLAYVHQEDRNTPIYGVPYYRNALYGGAIPGVDRSDYFGIANLDRQDTTVDRFTATFRHQVNDALSVRNLTRWQRVGQNSVTSAPQGTYCLAGTNRTPTGGACTATFSNVVDAGGVYRPGTNSVTIPVAAGFFQPNGPRGLIRDQENQLLVNQTDIRLETGEKGGIRNVANVGMSASVEDYAITTASLIRNTSGQALILPPISIANPDTTYTGPLNRTVTAQSKSETTNVAVYLFDTLELGRYFELNGGVRWETQRAHFRSLPLAFVPPGTTALTALQQLPQRSDERLFSYRIGAVFHPVKDVSIYGGYGNAKTPSSATVRLGCGAQTTQVINGQTQVFDPCQVAPETARNYEAGIKAGLFGRRLELTAAVFRNERTNFRVASNDPALPTATQVLDGRSRVDGIALGASGNVTRNWTIFANYTYLDGEILQAISNQCIANPSAACGNSVANPDPQRGTLFVQTPKHSGSLFTTYKLPFGLEVGYGLTYQGSFALNAASLAAPTQYRSDDYLIHRAYLAYSFAGGLTAQVNVQNFTNEKYYTAIRNNGWAAPGEARSAVLSLFYSF; encoded by the coding sequence ATGAAGACACCGTCATTCCTCGCACTGTCGTGCGTCGGATTCATCGCATCGGCGCCCGCGATGGCAGCGGATACCGCGCCGGTCAGCGCCGCCGAGCGGGCGAAGGCGATCGCAGATGCGCAGGCGCAGGATGCCAAGCGCGCGGTTGAGCGCGACGAGATCGTCGTCAACGGCAAGGGCGAGGCCGGTGTCGCGGTGGTGGAAAGCCCCAAGGCGACCAGTGCGATCATCGATACGCCGCAGACGATCACCGTCATCTCCGACCAGGTCATCCGCAAGCAGAACCTTCAGACGCTGCGCGACGCGCTCCAGACCATTCCCGGCATCACCTTCGGTGCGGGCGAGGGCGGTGGCGGCTATGGCGACAGCATCAACCTGCGCGGCTATTCGGCCAACAACGACATCACCGTCGACGGCATTCGCGACAGTGCGCAGTACAGCCGCACCGATCCGTTCAACATCCAGCAGATCGAGGTCTATAACGGCGCCAATTCGGTCTTCAACGGATCGGGCAGCGTCGGCGGGACGATCAACCTCGTCACCAAGGAACCGCGCGCGGAGGACCTGACGATCGTGCAGGGATCGATCGGCACCGACGATTATTATCGTGGCGCGATCGATGCCAACCACCGCGTCGGTGACAATGTCGCCGTCCGCCTGAACGGTGCCTATCACCGCAACGACGTGCCGGGCCGCGATGTCGAACGCTACAAGCGCTGGGGGATCGCCCCGTCGGTGACGATCGGCATCGACGGACCGACCAGCCTGACGCTCGCCTACGTCCATCAGGAGGATCGGAACACGCCGATCTATGGCGTGCCTTATTACAGGAATGCGCTGTACGGTGGCGCGATTCCGGGCGTCGACCGCAGCGACTATTTCGGCATCGCCAACCTCGATCGGCAGGATACGACGGTCGACCGTTTCACCGCGACCTTCCGCCATCAGGTCAACGATGCGCTGTCGGTGCGCAACCTGACCCGCTGGCAGCGCGTCGGCCAGAATAGCGTCACCAGCGCGCCGCAGGGGACCTATTGCCTGGCGGGTACCAACCGCACGCCGACCGGCGGCGCGTGTACCGCCACGTTCTCCAACGTCGTCGATGCGGGCGGCGTGTATCGTCCCGGCACCAATTCGGTGACGATCCCGGTGGCGGCCGGTTTCTTCCAGCCCAACGGCCCGCGCGGCCTGATCCGCGATCAGGAGAACCAGCTGCTCGTCAACCAGACCGACATCCGGCTGGAAACGGGGGAGAAGGGCGGCATCCGCAACGTCGCCAATGTCGGCATGTCGGCATCGGTGGAGGATTATGCGATCACCACCGCATCGCTGATCCGCAACACGTCGGGACAGGCGCTGATCCTGCCGCCGATCAGCATCGCCAATCCGGACACGACCTATACCGGCCCGCTCAACCGGACGGTCACCGCACAATCGAAGTCGGAGACGACCAACGTCGCGGTCTATCTGTTCGATACGCTGGAACTGGGCCGTTATTTTGAGCTGAACGGCGGTGTGCGCTGGGAAACGCAGCGCGCCCACTTCCGCTCGCTACCGCTAGCGTTCGTACCGCCGGGCACGACCGCGCTCACCGCGCTCCAGCAGTTGCCGCAACGCAGTGACGAGCGGTTGTTCTCGTACCGCATCGGCGCGGTGTTCCATCCGGTGAAGGACGTCAGCATCTATGGCGGTTACGGCAACGCCAAGACGCCGTCGTCGGCGACGGTGCGCCTCGGCTGCGGTGCGCAGACGACGCAGGTCATCAACGGCCAGACGCAGGTGTTCGACCCGTGCCAGGTCGCGCCGGAAACCGCCAGGAACTACGAGGCGGGGATCAAGGCCGGCCTGTTCGGCCGCCGCCTGGAACTGACCGCCGCGGTGTTCCGCAACGAGCGGACCAACTTCCGCGTCGCCTCCAACGATCCGGCGCTGCCGACCGCGACGCAGGTGCTCGACGGGCGCTCCCGCGTCGACGGCATCGCGCTTGGCGCATCGGGCAACGTGACGCGCAACTGGACGATCTTCGCCAACTACACCTATCTGGATGGCGAGATCCTGCAGGCGATCTCGAACCAGTGCATTGCGAACCCGAGCGCTGCGTGCGGCAACAGCGTGGCGAACCCGGACCCGCAGCGTGGCACGCTGTTCGTGCAGACCCCCAAGCATTCGGGCAGCCTGTTCACGACCTACAAGCTGCCGTTCGGGCTGGAGGTCGGCTATGGCCTGACCTATCAGGGCAGCTTCGCGCTGAACGCGGCCAGCCTTGCCGCACCGACGCAATACCGGTCGGACGATTACCTGATCCACCGCGCCTATCTGGCCTACAGCTTCGCCGGCGGCCTGACCGCGCAGGTCAACGTGCAGAATTTCACCAACGAGAAATATTACACGGCGATCCGCAACAACGGCTGGGCCGCGCCGGGTGAAGCGCGCTCGGCGGTGCTGAGCCTGTTCTACAGCTTCTAA
- the cobT gene encoding cobaltochelatase subunit CobT, whose product MANDTPLDRLKAVLSGTARAIAEEPEVELAFTADAPTQSGKHIKVPMPARALPAEQVAEARGFADGFALRLKHHDSAMHLKAAPPEAVARAVFDAVETARVEALGSRGYAGIADNLAHALDVRLRADPITRARTREEVPLSTALSLLVREKLTGVDAPAAAAPGLALVREWIDARTDLSALNLALDDQRAFQSLAMKMLEDLELVEGELKPEDAEDGGSEDEGTDEQEQDESEEGDDDSAGQGEGEVDARGEAQESDSDDGEGEEFGDESMDDLDGEPGDDGDEGMQPVRPNRPNSDFMPQFEYKPWTTQFDEVVAATDLCDADELARLRGYLDQQLAHLQSAVSKLANRLQRRLMAQQSRSWDFDQDEGMLDAARLARVVVTPGQSLSYKIERETDFRDTVVTLLIDNSGSMRGRPIGIAAISADILARTLERCGVKTEILGFTTRAWKGGQARETWLAAGRPPQPGRLNDIRHIVYKKADEPWRRARTNLGLMMREGLLKENIDGEALLWAHARLMARPEERRILMVISDGAPVDDSTLSVNSGSYLERHLRQVIGWIEGKSPVELVAIGIGHDVTRYYARAVTIMDAEQLGGTIIEQLAALFDTP is encoded by the coding sequence ATGGCGAACGACACTCCCCTCGACCGGTTAAAGGCGGTCCTCTCCGGCACGGCGCGCGCGATCGCCGAGGAGCCGGAGGTCGAGCTTGCGTTCACCGCGGATGCGCCGACGCAGAGCGGCAAGCATATCAAGGTGCCGATGCCAGCGCGCGCGCTGCCGGCGGAGCAGGTTGCGGAAGCACGCGGCTTCGCGGACGGGTTCGCCCTGCGGCTGAAGCATCACGACAGCGCGATGCACCTCAAGGCCGCACCACCCGAGGCGGTGGCCCGCGCGGTGTTCGACGCAGTCGAGACGGCGCGGGTGGAAGCGCTGGGCAGCCGGGGTTATGCCGGGATCGCCGACAATCTGGCGCATGCGCTGGACGTGCGCCTGCGTGCCGATCCGATCACGCGCGCCCGGACGCGCGAAGAGGTGCCGTTGTCGACCGCATTGTCGCTGCTGGTCCGCGAGAAGCTGACCGGCGTCGACGCGCCCGCCGCCGCGGCGCCCGGCCTGGCGCTGGTGCGCGAATGGATCGACGCGCGGACCGACCTGTCGGCCCTCAATCTGGCGCTCGACGACCAGCGCGCGTTCCAGAGCCTGGCGATGAAGATGCTCGAGGATCTGGAACTGGTCGAGGGTGAGCTGAAACCCGAGGATGCCGAGGACGGCGGATCGGAAGACGAGGGCACCGACGAACAGGAACAGGACGAAAGCGAGGAGGGCGACGACGATTCCGCCGGCCAGGGCGAAGGGGAGGTCGACGCCCGCGGCGAGGCGCAGGAATCGGACAGCGACGACGGCGAGGGCGAGGAATTCGGCGACGAGTCGATGGACGACCTCGACGGCGAGCCCGGCGACGACGGCGACGAGGGGATGCAGCCGGTGCGCCCCAACCGCCCGAACAGCGATTTCATGCCGCAGTTCGAATACAAGCCGTGGACGACCCAGTTCGATGAGGTGGTCGCCGCGACCGACCTGTGCGACGCCGACGAACTGGCGCGGCTGCGCGGCTATCTCGACCAGCAGCTCGCGCACCTGCAATCGGCGGTGTCGAAGCTCGCCAACCGGTTGCAGCGGCGGCTGATGGCGCAGCAATCGCGCAGCTGGGATTTCGACCAGGACGAAGGAATGCTGGATGCCGCGCGGCTGGCACGCGTCGTCGTCACGCCCGGCCAGTCGCTCAGCTACAAGATCGAGCGCGAGACGGACTTCCGCGATACGGTGGTGACGCTGCTGATCGACAATTCGGGGTCGATGCGCGGGCGCCCGATCGGCATCGCCGCGATCAGCGCCGACATCCTCGCCCGCACGCTGGAGCGGTGCGGGGTGAAGACCGAGATCCTGGGCTTCACCACCCGCGCGTGGAAGGGCGGGCAGGCGCGTGAGACGTGGCTGGCCGCGGGCCGGCCGCCGCAGCCGGGGCGGCTCAACGACATCCGCCACATCGTCTATAAAAAGGCGGACGAGCCGTGGCGGCGGGCGCGCACCAACCTCGGCCTGATGATGCGCGAGGGGTTGCTGAAGGAGAATATCGACGGCGAGGCGCTGTTGTGGGCGCATGCGCGGTTGATGGCGCGGCCCGAGGAACGCCGCATCCTGATGGTCATCAGCGACGGCGCGCCGGTCGACGATTCGACTCTGTCGGTCAATTCCGGCAGCTATCTGGAACGCCATCTGCGTCAGGTGATCGGCTGGATCGAGGGCAAGTCGCCGGTCGAGCTGGTCGCGATCGGCATCGGCCACGACGTCACCCGTTATTATGCGCGCGCGGTGACGATCATGGACGCCGAGCAACTGGGCGGAACGATCATCGAACAATTGGCGGCGCTGTTCGACACGCCGTGA
- a CDS encoding nucleotidyltransferase family protein, whose amino-acid sequence MTKAEALARLRAREADLRALGIDRLSLFGSTARGEDRSDSDVDLAAVMNYDRVETLGPFGFFGIEDRIGEMLGGVKVDLVTEPARRSRLQAQIDRDRVDVF is encoded by the coding sequence ATGACAAAGGCCGAGGCTTTGGCACGGTTGCGCGCGCGCGAGGCGGACTTGCGTGCGCTCGGGATCGATCGCCTGTCCCTCTTCGGCTCGACCGCGCGCGGGGAGGACCGATCGGACTCGGACGTCGATCTCGCCGCCGTCATGAATTACGATCGGGTGGAGACACTCGGGCCGTTCGGTTTCTTCGGTATCGAAGATCGCATCGGCGAGATGCTTGGCGGGGTGAAGGTCGACCTCGTCACCGAGCCGGCGCGGCGGTCGCGTCTTCAGGCCCAGATCGATCGCGATCGCGTCGATGTATTCTGA